The DNA segment AATCCTCACTTAATACAAGCGAAcactctgttttttttttctatatctTCTGCATTTACCATCGTCGTCCACCAAAAACACACCAACGCCGCTAATGGTGTCATTTCCGAAGCTCTGTTTTTTTCCTTTAGATATAAACATGTCTGTGAATTCTCGCGTCTGTTTTTCATTCTGTCATTTTATAGACGAACAAACATCTTGGGATATAAAAGCAGCCCATGCATCCTAACAAAAAACATCATAAAAAACATCATCACGAACCGTAACTTGTCCCACATGAATATAAAAGTCCAAACATCATAAATCATGTAAAAAACATGATCAACAAACATCTTTGAGTACCTGTAAGATTGGAAATGCCTTCTCAGCAACATATTTTTGTGGAATAGTGGCGCctctttgttgcaatttgtcAGGGTGCAGGCATAATCGCGCTTTCTGATAAGCTTTTTTAACATTTGTGCTGTCTTTGAGGTTTGTTAAAGGTATCATGATCCAGCCACTACTTGGCCATAGAATCTACATTAAGACAAGATTAAGAGTTTAATATGACTTATAACATATGCATACATTTAaatagttagttagttagttactCACATGATGTAGTGTCGATAGAAGCAATCGGATGTTTTGTTCTTTTCCATCTGACCACAACTTTATATCCTCATCCAGTAATTCCAGTTCCATCTGTATCAATACATATATAAAAAAAGGTTAAAGAGGTAACTATTTTACGCGGTataaatgatatgtataaattttaaaatttaccTGTTTAGATGGGCTTGCATCTTTTTCCGGTTCTTGTAAAGGTTCTTCTGTTGTCCATACCTTTTGCTTATCCGGCTGAGATTTAACAGAGCAaaacaaataaattattttaaattgTGTAAAAAATAATGAGACATTTGTATATTTTAGCAATAAACGTTCCTTGGTTAAACACATAAATCTGCACGTTTGAGACTCGCAAAAAAAAGAGATTAATTACATCATATGATCTTCTAAAATTATTACCGAAGATGATTCTCTTGATCCATGTCTGCCTATTTGCACTTCAGGGACGTCCTTTACGCCCGCCATTTCTGCAAAACAAACTTAAGATAACCAAATTAATATATACACAAAttcaaattaatatatatatatatatacaaatttaAATTAATATATACAAATTCAAATTAATAGTTACATCACCTTCTACTGCAGGACACTCATGTCCATCATCTTCTCTTTCGTTACAGTCCTCTAAATTACGCGCTTTGCACTTTTGTTTAGCCCAAGCAATTGCTTCATCAACGCCATGCGATTCACCAACTTTTTCCTTACTTTTACTAGGATTTATTTCAATTACATAGGAGCTCataacttcatcatcatcatcttcttcttcatggAGTGTGCTTGTTTCATCCTGATTTAATGAGGAAACTATCGATGCCGGAGAGTTGACTTGCAGATCCTCCCTTGACTCCTTGACACTTGCATATGAATTAGGTCTAAAAGTAGTAACTTCAGGGGATGAAACCCTTTGTGAAAAGCTGGAATAACAGCCTTTGAATTTGTGTAGATAGTCACTCTCAAAGGACTCAAAATTACAAGGTGAATCTGCCATTTGTTGTACTTCATGCATCTTCTTTGATGTGTTCCATTTAGATGACACATTTATTGGCCTTCACAAAATTCAATCTTTTATAACGATGTGTATATATACTAAACTAACAGGGATACTAATAAACTTCTACTAAAAACAAGGGGTCCAAATGATAATAATCTTCAACAACAGGAACTGAGGTGCAATTTATAGATATTTAGTGCAAAACAAGTGATTTACCATTTTAAGTTTTTAACCTCCCATCAACCTAGGGCTGTTTAAAAACCTCACGCCCTGTGGCTTCCTAAAAAAAGCTCTTTCGTAAAGGAGTCGAGCCCGAAACAAAGTTGCTCGGCttataattgaaaaaaaaactatataaaaaatattgaAAAAAGCTTTTT comes from the Helianthus annuus cultivar XRQ/B chromosome 4, HanXRQr2.0-SUNRISE, whole genome shotgun sequence genome and includes:
- the LOC110937223 gene encoding uncharacterized protein LOC110937223, whose amino-acid sequence is MLKGKKKSDNTYAKAIFMICNVTTVSKHDKHQSFPLVPPIILSRQQQHLNLTISFQHTHTHTFSDHMDESWRIRMGATAAAAKQPNNLPPRRSPENTNRNNGGYGYSYETLDPEDFDDVFGGPPRSVLARQFSGDGSFARPTSLVFEDIFRKPNRCTDRTLPEFRIPESKTGGRLNEEEFYSDIFGNSRMSRSRSISQTNSNSKSKSNSSSILSSEELSPFRPAVVDSDDVVFSSFAAKLRPINVSSKWNTSKKMHEVQQMADSPCNFESFESDYLHKFKGCYSSFSQRVSSPEVTTFRPNSYASVKESREDLQVNSPASIVSSLNQDETSTLHEEEDDDDEVMSSYVIEINPSKSKEKVGESHGVDEAIAWAKQKCKARNLEDCNEREDDGHECPAVEEMAGVKDVPEVQIGRHGSRESSSPDKQKVWTTEEPLQEPEKDASPSKQMELELLDEDIKLWSDGKEQNIRLLLSTLHHILWPSSGWIMIPLTNLKDSTNVKKAYQKARLCLHPDKLQQRGATIPQKYVAEKAFPILQDAWAAFISQDVCSSIK